A stretch of Mytilus edulis chromosome 11, xbMytEdul2.2, whole genome shotgun sequence DNA encodes these proteins:
- the LOC139496411 gene encoding LDLR chaperone boca-like, protein MVEKGGNFQFYIIIFIVFNLILLSICNKADEKETKNGKDEKWKKKNIRDYSEADLERLFDQWEDNDEDELEEDELPEWKREPPKIDMSKLDPSKPEEMIKMSKKGKTLMMFATVSENPSEKETEKITSLWHTSLFNAHIDTQRYVVGSNRVIFMLTDGSKAWEVKDFLTQQERCEEVTIEGKSYPGKGQKSEESSDKKNNVDSSKNKIKDKSKSESESRKKSTKDNDIDDNRTGRKKTEL, encoded by the exons ATGGTGGAGAAAGGAGGAAACTTTCagttttacattattattttcatagtttTCAATTTAATTCTGCTTTCAATTTGTAATAAAGCAgacgaaaaagaaacaaaaaatggTAAAGACGAGAAATGGAAGAAGAAAAACATTCGTGATTACAGTGAAGCTGATTTAGAACGACTGTTTGATCAGTGGGAG GACAATGATGAGGACGAGTTAGAAGAAGATGAACTTCCTGAATGGAAACGAGAACCACCCAAAATAGATATGTCAAAGTTAGACCCAAGTAAACCAGAAGAAATGATTAAAATGTCAAAGAAAGGGAAAACCTTAATGATGTTTGCTACAGTGTCAG AAAACCCAAGTGAAAAAGAAACTGAGAAAATTACATCACTGTGGCATACAAGTCTGTTTAATGCTCATATTGATACACAGAG ATATGTAGTGGGTAGTAACAGAGTTATATTTATGTTGACGGATGGATCTAAAGCCTGGGAAGTGAAAGATTTTTTAACCCAACAAGAAAGATGTGAAGAGGTTACAATAGAAGGCAAAAGTTATCCAGGGAAAGGACAG AAATCAGAAGAATCATCAGATAAAAAGAATAACGTAGACAgttctaaaaataaaatcaaagataaatcaaaaagtgaaagtgaaagtagaaaaaaatccaCCAAAGATAACGATATTGATGATAACAGAACAGGAAGGAAAAAGACAGAGTTATAA